In one Fundulus heteroclitus isolate FHET01 chromosome 3, MU-UCD_Fhet_4.1, whole genome shotgun sequence genomic region, the following are encoded:
- the LOC105922137 gene encoding uncharacterized protein LOC105922137, with the protein MSAASNPTSSSTSQFPQMDCRLEKLTEDDDIEHFLVTFERMAKAYRWQKSDWVFRLIPLLTGRARGAYVHMDIDDALDYDKVKSAILLKYDVNPESYRQKFRSLEVRPDESPRELYARLKELYGKWMQPRGKSVHEIGETIILEQFLRMLSPELQVWIREHDPGSAMKAAELADVFVAARKKGQAWSHNAWRTSRDIRRIPQQHHLESANTNASKTPQLQGQSTTRPTRVTSKRIVCYLCGLEGHTKPMCPRNSAKLVQMCFAPRSKIDPELQEDKTIKMSQIEVNGVLLNALLDSGSSRSLIHTDFAPPSSICKNDTMSICCVHGDEKRYPTADIYIKVGDQIYLLQMGVVSSLPYAAVLGRDLPVLFDLLKSDHVQESHVAVTRAQAKRTDPRSEILSALPFFNEELETTEGKPRKTRRQKRREKFQFAPVDTELATPPCGFELPNDIAELQQSDQSLAPFLKKARLKEPGVEPALDGEEYILQNNILYRQQGSELQLVVPLPVRNAILTLGHSIPWAGHLGKHKTLARIQCQFYWPGLSKDVAQFCKSCPECQITSANKPSRAPLQPLPVIGIPFERLGMDIVGPCGEE; encoded by the coding sequence ATGTCAGCTGCTTCTAATCCAACCAGTTCATCTACTAGTCAGTTTCCACAAATGGATTGTAGATTGGAAAAGTTGACTGAGGACGATGACATTGAACATTTTTTGGTCACATTTGAACGTATGGCTAAAGCTTATCGGTGGCAAAAATCGGATTGGGTTTTTCGTCTGATACCATTACTTACTGGTAGAGCCAGAGGTGCCTACGTACATATGGACATTGATGATGCACTGGATTATGATAAAGTCAAATCTGCCATCCTTTTGAAGTATGACGTTAACCCTGAATCATATAGACAAAAATTCAGGTCCCTGGAAGTCAGACCAGATGAAAGCCCTCGTGAGTTATATGCAAGACTGAAAGAACTTTATGGCAAATGGATGCAACCAAGGGGTAAAAGTGTTCACGAAATTGGTGAAACTATAATCTTGGAACAGTTTTTAAGAATGTTGTCCCCTGAGCTGCAGGTTTGGATCCGGGAGCACGATCCTGGTTCAGCAATGAAAGCGGCTGAGCTTGCAGATGTCTTTGTTGCGGCCAGAAAGAAAGGACAAGCATGGAGTCATAATGCATGGAGGACATCACGGGACATCCGGAGGATTCCTCAGCAGCACCATCTGGAGTCAGCAAATACAAATGCCAGTAAGACTCCGCAGCTGCAAGGTCAGTCTACAACAAGACCTACAAGGGTGACCAGTAAAAGGATTGTCTGCTATCTTTGTGGATTAGAAGGCCATACAAAACCTATGTGCCCTAGAAATTCAGCTAAATTGGTGCAGATGTGCTTTGCCCCTCGTTCTAAGATTGACCCAGAGTTGCAGGAAGATAAGACTATCAAGATGAGTCAAATTGAAGTGAATGGGGTTTTACTTAACGCTCTTCTTGATTCTGGGAGTTCTCGATCTCTTATTCATACAGATTTTGCCCCACCTAGTAGTATTTGCAAAAATGACACAATGTCAATCTGCTGTGTCCACGGAGACGAGAAAAGATATCCAACTGCTGATATTTACATTAAAGTTGGGGACCAGATATATCTCCTACAAATGGGTGTTGTCAGCAGTTTGCCCTATGCTGCTGTGCTCGGGCGCGACCTTCCTGTGctttttgatttgttgaaatCTGATCATGTTCAGGAGAGTCATGTGGCTGTTACCCGGGCCCAGGCCAAGCGAACTGACCCCCGCTCCGAGATTCTGAGTGCTCTGCCCTTTTTCAACGAGGAGCTGGAAACAACTGAAGGGAAACCCCGAAAGACCCGCAGGCAAAAGCGGCGGGAGAAGTTCCAGTTTGCACCGGTGGATACTGAGTTAGCAACGCCACCATGTGGGTTTGAACTCCCAAATGACATTGCTGAACTCCAACAATCTGATCAGTCTTTGGCGCCGTTTTTAAAGAAGGCAAGATTGAAGGAGCCCGGTGTCGAGCCAGCTCTGGATGGTGAGGAGTACATTTTGCAAAATAACATTCTTTATCGTCAGCAGGGATCTGAGTTGCAGCTAGTGGTTCCCCTACCAGTGAGAAATGCCATTCTCACCTTGGGGCATTCAATCCCCTGGGCTGGCCACCTAGGTAAGCACAAAACCCTAGCTCGCATTCAGTGCCAATTTTACTGGCCAGGTCTGAGCAAAGATGTGGCTCAGTTTTGCAAAAGTTGCCCAGAGTGTCAGATAACCTCTGCTAACAAGCCCTCCAGAGCTCCACTCCAACCTCTCCCTGTCATCGGTATCCCTTTTGAGCGTCTTGGGATGGACATTGTGGGACCCTGTGGAGAGGAGTAA